Proteins encoded together in one Prochlorococcus marinus str. MIT 9211 window:
- a CDS encoding M67 family metallopeptidase — translation MNLPTVIKFHGHSKEVLIKSLLIKFPQEGCALLLGKKKKETNLSKNFFYEISLIWPCCNIWEPEMKSFSEECLKEDLTQKPPSKTNRFAIDPKEQISAQKWARKKNLSLLGSAHSHSYSCANPSRLDLSWNFSPGLMIIVDGSGVIRAWWIGASKTIEPTEIPI, via the coding sequence TATTAAGAGCTTGCTTATTAAATTTCCACAGGAAGGGTGTGCTTTATTGCTAGGCAAGAAAAAAAAAGAAACCAATCTTTCAAAGAATTTTTTTTACGAAATTTCCTTAATTTGGCCGTGCTGCAATATTTGGGAACCTGAGATGAAAAGCTTTTCAGAAGAATGTCTTAAAGAAGATTTGACTCAAAAGCCCCCTTCCAAAACGAACCGTTTTGCGATTGACCCAAAAGAGCAAATTTCAGCTCAGAAATGGGCTAGAAAAAAAAACCTGTCTCTATTAGGTTCTGCTCATTCACATAGTTATTCATGTGCAAATCCTTCAAGACTTGATCTTTCTTGGAATTTTTCTCCAGGTTTAATGATTATTGTTGATGGATCGGGTGTCATTCGTGCATGGTGGATCGGGGCCTCTAAAACAATAGAACCAACCGAAATCCCGATTTAA
- a CDS encoding cob(I)yrinic acid a,c-diamide adenosyltransferase: MKPQPEEVKTSKNKIQAQASGRKNRIGIVTATDSKERSNGQLHIYDGEGKGKSQAALGVVLRTIGLGICEKRRTRVLLLRFLKGPGREYDEDSAIEALQQGFPHLIDQVRTGRADFFTAGEATKFDASEAQRGWDIAKGAIASALYSVVVLDELNPVLDLGLLPLDDVVDTLASRPDGMEIIVTGRAAPFDLIEIAELHSEMRAHRRSDLAKNELASHTSSGGIEIYTGEGKGKSTSALGKALQAIGRGISQDKSHRVLILQWLKGGSGYTEDAAIAALRESYPHLVDHLRSGRDAIVWRGQQQPIDYVEAERAWEIARAAIASGLYKTVILDELNPTVDLELLPVEPIVETLLRKPAETEVIITGRCKNYPPYFDLASVHSEMVCHKHYAEKGINLKKGVDY; this comes from the coding sequence ATGAAGCCACAACCAGAAGAAGTTAAGACTTCCAAAAACAAAATACAGGCACAAGCATCTGGAAGAAAAAATCGTATTGGCATTGTTACTGCAACTGATAGCAAAGAACGCAGTAATGGGCAATTACATATTTATGACGGAGAAGGCAAGGGGAAAAGTCAGGCTGCCTTGGGAGTTGTACTAAGAACTATTGGCCTTGGAATTTGCGAGAAACGTCGTACAAGAGTACTTCTTCTTCGTTTTTTAAAAGGGCCAGGGAGAGAATACGATGAAGATTCAGCAATAGAAGCATTGCAGCAGGGTTTTCCTCATTTAATTGATCAAGTCCGTACCGGAAGGGCTGATTTTTTTACTGCTGGAGAGGCTACGAAATTTGATGCTAGTGAAGCACAAAGAGGATGGGATATTGCTAAAGGGGCCATTGCAAGCGCCCTCTATTCTGTAGTTGTTTTAGATGAATTGAATCCTGTTTTAGACCTTGGTTTGCTTCCTTTAGATGATGTAGTGGACACACTTGCTTCTAGGCCAGATGGAATGGAAATTATTGTCACAGGGCGTGCAGCTCCTTTTGACCTTATAGAAATAGCAGAATTACATTCAGAAATGCGTGCTCATCGCCGTTCTGACTTGGCCAAAAATGAATTGGCGTCACACACTTCTTCAGGCGGTATTGAGATATATACAGGAGAGGGTAAAGGTAAATCTACCAGTGCTCTTGGCAAGGCTCTACAGGCAATTGGTCGTGGTATTAGTCAAGATAAAAGTCATCGTGTTTTGATTTTGCAATGGCTTAAAGGAGGTAGTGGTTATACAGAAGATGCTGCAATTGCGGCTCTTAGGGAGAGTTATCCTCATTTAGTTGATCATCTGAGATCGGGTCGGGATGCGATTGTTTGGCGAGGTCAACAACAACCAATTGATTATGTTGAAGCAGAGCGTGCATGGGAAATTGCTAGAGCAGCAATCGCAAGTGGCCTTTATAAGACTGTTATTCTTGATGAACTGAATCCAACTGTTGACTTAGAGCTTCTTCCAGTAGAACCGATTGTTGAAACTTTGCTTAGAAAACCTGCGGAAACTGAAGTGATCATCACTGGTCGATGCAAGAATTATCCACCTTATTTTGATCTTGCTAGTGTTCATTCAGAGATGGTTTGCCATAAGCACTATGCGGAAAAGGGAATTAATCTAAAAAAAGGGGTTGATTATTAA
- the speD gene encoding adenosylmethionine decarboxylase, which yields MESMITHLYPNPGWPDEETRKYSQLDSRSKQRMIGKHCILELCECNSVKLDDEAFIRTTIQMASKVAGAQLLNLITHKFVPQGVTGLALLAESHISIHTWPESGYAAVDVFTCGDQTMPDKACQLLVEELQSKRHSLKTLRRDTPVMISNALIN from the coding sequence ATGGAATCAATGATTACACATTTATATCCCAATCCTGGATGGCCAGATGAAGAGACTAGAAAGTACTCTCAGCTTGACTCTAGGAGTAAGCAAAGAATGATTGGTAAGCATTGCATTCTTGAACTTTGTGAATGCAATTCAGTCAAGCTAGATGATGAGGCTTTTATACGTACCACTATTCAAATGGCATCAAAAGTTGCTGGAGCTCAATTACTTAATCTCATCACTCATAAATTTGTCCCCCAAGGTGTTACAGGTTTGGCACTTTTAGCTGAATCTCACATTTCAATTCATACCTGGCCTGAAAGTGGTTATGCAGCTGTAGATGTATTCACTTGTGGGGATCAGACTATGCCAGATAAAGCTTGTCAGCTACTTGTTGAAGAACTGCAATCTAAAAGACACTCCTTAAAAACATTGCGAAGAGATACCCCAGTAATGATTTCAAACGCATTGATCAATTAA
- the larE gene encoding ATP-dependent sacrificial sulfur transferase LarE — translation MILKLQEDLNAPQLQQLELLRDAIKQIGKVCIAYSGGVDSSLIAAIAKEQLGTNALAVTGVSDSLAPHLRKEAQQQAAWIGIKHTECITNELESPDYNQNPVDRCFACKQELHTHLANIASNFKESQVIDGVNFDDLGDHRPGIQAARLAGVRSPLAELKIRKSTIRDISKALGFPWWDKPSQPCLASRFPYGESISSLRLAQVAKGEQWLIDHGFSEVRVRIQGLGARIELPVDRINDLLIKLRREELITYFLSIGFTSISVDLEGLISGKLNRELSHKQTSYKDEA, via the coding sequence ATGATTCTAAAACTCCAAGAGGATCTGAATGCACCACAATTGCAACAACTAGAGCTTTTAAGAGATGCAATTAAACAAATCGGAAAAGTTTGTATTGCTTATTCCGGAGGAGTTGATAGTTCACTTATTGCTGCAATTGCTAAAGAACAATTGGGAACAAATGCCCTTGCAGTAACAGGGGTTTCAGATTCGCTAGCTCCTCATCTTCGTAAAGAAGCCCAGCAGCAAGCAGCTTGGATTGGTATTAAGCATACAGAATGCATAACCAACGAATTAGAAAGTCCTGATTACAATCAAAATCCTGTAGACAGATGTTTTGCATGCAAACAAGAGTTACATACTCACCTTGCAAACATTGCAAGCAATTTCAAAGAATCTCAAGTAATCGATGGAGTAAATTTTGATGATCTTGGGGACCATAGACCGGGCATTCAAGCTGCCAGACTCGCAGGAGTTAGGTCTCCACTAGCAGAGCTTAAAATTAGAAAATCAACCATTCGAGATATTTCAAAGGCCCTAGGCTTCCCTTGGTGGGACAAACCATCACAACCTTGCCTAGCCTCTAGATTCCCTTACGGTGAGTCAATATCCTCTTTACGCCTAGCACAAGTAGCAAAAGGAGAGCAATGGCTAATTGATCATGGTTTTAGTGAAGTCAGGGTGCGTATTCAAGGCCTAGGAGCGAGAATTGAATTGCCTGTTGATCGTATCAATGATTTGTTGATAAAGTTAAGAAGAGAAGAACTCATAACTTATTTTCTATCAATTGGATTCACTTCTATCAGTGTCGATCTAGAAGGTCTAATTAGTGGAAAACTCAACCGAGAACTTAGCCATAAACAAACCAGTTATAAAGATGAAGCCTAG
- a CDS encoding N-acetyltransferase — protein sequence MKESPSPEALNRLLARCFGETHPPRRLALALKQSYCNASIKDEKTGRLVGFVRITSDKGLNANLWDLAVEPGNYQKQLIAVLVNKSLGIIRKELPGCSVSLAAPAIAFEALQSQGFLLDPNGIRAMTYQFR from the coding sequence TTGAAAGAGTCACCTTCCCCTGAGGCACTTAACAGGCTTTTAGCAAGATGTTTTGGAGAGACTCATCCCCCCAGAAGATTAGCTTTAGCTTTAAAACAAAGTTATTGCAATGCCAGTATCAAAGATGAAAAGACAGGAAGATTAGTTGGATTCGTGCGAATAACTAGTGACAAAGGCTTGAATGCAAATTTGTGGGATCTTGCTGTTGAGCCTGGAAACTATCAAAAACAATTGATAGCAGTATTAGTCAATAAATCACTTGGAATTATTAGAAAGGAATTGCCGGGATGCAGTGTTTCTTTGGCAGCTCCTGCGATTGCATTCGAGGCTTTGCAATCACAGGGGTTTTTATTAGACCCGAATGGTATTCGCGCCATGACGTATCAATTTCGTTAG
- the moeB gene encoding molybdopterin-synthase adenylyltransferase MoeB, with product MKSIKANNMQLSPEEFARYSRHLSLPEIGIKGQKKLKGSSVLCIGCGGLGSPVLIYLAAAGIGNLGIVDNDLVEESNLQRQIIHTHKSIGKSKIESARSRIIDINPYCKVTIFSELLNNENALEIIKPYDLVCDCTDNFESRYLINDACVLLGKPYIYGAISKFEGQASVFNLDKDSPNFRDLIPQPPSMDLLPSCSESGVIGVLPGIIGLIQATEIIKIIAGIGTTLSGRILIFNALEMKFKELKLKKDYAAKPITELIDYKDFCGSSGVTKVEDSIKSISAKKLRVLLEDNPNKNILLDVRTEEEFKLNAIKGSILVPLKNIQNGQEIDKIRKLASNKNIFVHCKTGKRSRKAILSLRSNGIDAVNLEGGINSWNES from the coding sequence ATGAAGTCTATAAAAGCCAATAATATGCAGCTGAGCCCTGAAGAATTTGCTCGGTACTCTCGACATTTATCATTACCAGAAATTGGAATTAAGGGTCAAAAGAAACTAAAAGGCAGTTCTGTACTTTGCATTGGCTGTGGAGGGCTTGGTTCTCCAGTACTGATATATCTTGCTGCGGCTGGCATAGGTAATCTTGGGATTGTAGATAATGATTTGGTAGAAGAGTCAAACTTACAAAGACAAATCATTCACACTCACAAGTCAATTGGTAAGTCAAAAATAGAATCAGCACGATCTCGAATAATTGATATTAATCCTTATTGTAAAGTAACCATTTTTAGTGAATTACTAAATAATGAAAATGCCCTAGAAATTATTAAACCATATGATCTAGTATGTGACTGCACAGATAACTTTGAAAGCAGATATTTAATAAATGATGCCTGTGTTTTGCTTGGAAAGCCATATATATATGGAGCAATTTCAAAGTTCGAAGGTCAAGCCTCTGTTTTTAATCTAGATAAAGATAGTCCAAATTTTAGAGATTTAATCCCTCAACCTCCCTCAATGGATTTACTACCTTCATGTAGTGAGTCTGGTGTTATAGGGGTTCTTCCAGGTATTATTGGATTAATACAGGCTACAGAAATAATTAAGATTATAGCTGGGATAGGTACCACTTTAAGTGGAAGGATATTGATATTTAATGCGCTAGAAATGAAGTTTAAAGAGCTAAAGTTAAAGAAGGATTATGCTGCAAAGCCAATTACAGAATTGATTGATTATAAGGATTTTTGTGGTTCTTCTGGTGTAACAAAAGTCGAAGACAGTATTAAAAGTATTTCGGCTAAAAAGCTTAGAGTTTTACTTGAAGATAATCCCAACAAAAATATCTTATTAGATGTTCGTACTGAGGAAGAGTTTAAATTAAATGCAATCAAAGGATCAATATTAGTGCCACTCAAAAATATTCAAAATGGGCAAGAGATAGATAAAATTCGAAAACTAGCTAGCAATAAAAATATATTTGTTCATTGTAAGACTGGTAAAAGGTCGAGGAAAGCAATACTGAGTTTACGATCAAATGGAATTGATGCTGTCAATCTGGAAGGTGGGATAAATTCTTGGAATGAAAGCTAA
- the ppc gene encoding phosphoenolpyruvate carboxylase produces the protein MIMSKSELGNTPLEQSSDLHSSFRNNQASTTKNSGSLLQQRLALVEDLWETVLCSECPSDQINRVLRLKKLSNPNNFAGEEEQKNPFNEIVLLIEEMDLAESIAAARAFSLYFQLVNILEQRIEEDTYLETIGRIEEDASNQFDPFAPPLASQTAPATFSQLFERLKRLNVPPGQLEALMQEIDIRLVFTAHPTEIVRHTVRHKQRRVANLLQQFHSEAAISFSQKESLRQQLEEEIRLWWRTDELHQFKPTVLDEVDYALHYFQQVLFDAMPQLRRRINAALVKSYPDVEVPRESFCTFGSWVGSDRDGNPSVTPEITWRAACYQRQLMLERYINSVQDLRDQLSISMQWSQVGSQLLESLEMDRVQFPEVYEERAARYRLEPYRLKISYILQRLKLTHQRNQELAAAGWKIVPEAMNSLITSGKPFEDLYYCSIAEFRSDLELIRNSLVATDLSCESLDTLLTQVHIFGFSLASLDIRQESNRHSDAIDEVTRFIDLPVIYSEMDEKEKVQWLMQELETRRPLIPSSVDWSPSTQETISVFQMLHRLQEEFGSRICRSYVISMSHSVSDLLEVLLLAKEAGLVDISSGSADLLVVPLFETVEDLQRAPSVMEELFSSSFYLNLLPRVGEKLQPLQELMLGYSDSNKDSGFLSSNWEIHQAQIALQNLASSHGVALRLFHGRGGSVGRGGGPAYQAILAQPSGTLKGRIKITEQGEVLASKYSLPELAMYNLETVTTAVLQNSLVTNQLDATPSWNELMTRLAARSRRHYRSLVHDNPDLVPFFQEVTPIEEISKLQISSRPTRRKSGSKDLSSLRAIPWVFGWTQSRFLLPSWFGVGHALFIELEEDPAQIELLKMLHQRWPFFRMLISKVEMTLSKVDLEVANHYVTSLGSRQNKEAFNKIFEVISDEYHLTKRLVLRITGKSKLLSADPALQASVELRNRTIVPLGFLQVALLRRLRDQKRQPPVSEELFNERDLARTYSRSELLRGALLTINGIAAGMRNTG, from the coding sequence ATGATCATGTCAAAATCAGAATTAGGCAATACACCCTTAGAGCAATCTTCAGATTTGCATTCATCTTTCCGCAATAACCAAGCAAGTACTACGAAAAACTCTGGAAGCTTGTTGCAACAGAGATTGGCACTTGTTGAAGATCTGTGGGAGACAGTTTTATGCAGTGAATGCCCATCAGATCAAATTAATCGGGTTCTTCGTTTAAAGAAATTGAGTAACCCGAATAATTTTGCAGGAGAAGAAGAGCAAAAAAACCCATTTAATGAAATTGTTTTGTTAATTGAAGAGATGGACTTGGCTGAGTCAATTGCAGCCGCGCGTGCGTTCTCTTTATACTTTCAACTTGTCAATATTTTGGAGCAGAGAATTGAGGAAGACACATATCTAGAAACTATTGGCAGGATCGAAGAAGATGCGTCTAATCAATTTGATCCATTTGCCCCTCCTCTTGCGAGTCAGACTGCACCAGCAACTTTCAGTCAATTATTTGAACGTTTAAAACGTCTTAATGTCCCTCCTGGGCAGCTAGAGGCATTAATGCAAGAAATAGATATACGTCTTGTCTTTACCGCCCATCCTACAGAAATAGTCCGACATACCGTTAGGCATAAGCAACGCAGGGTAGCCAATTTGTTACAGCAATTTCACTCTGAAGCAGCAATTTCTTTCTCTCAGAAAGAAAGCTTGCGACAACAGTTAGAAGAAGAAATACGTCTTTGGTGGCGTACAGATGAGCTACATCAATTTAAACCAACTGTTTTAGACGAGGTAGATTATGCACTGCATTATTTCCAACAAGTTCTATTTGACGCGATGCCCCAATTGCGTCGTCGGATTAATGCAGCATTAGTTAAAAGTTATCCTGATGTTGAGGTGCCTAGAGAATCTTTTTGCACATTTGGTTCTTGGGTGGGGTCAGATCGTGATGGCAACCCATCAGTTACTCCGGAAATAACTTGGAGAGCAGCATGTTATCAACGTCAATTAATGCTTGAGCGGTATATCAACTCTGTTCAAGACCTTAGGGATCAATTGAGTATTTCTATGCAATGGAGTCAGGTTGGCTCACAATTGTTAGAGTCTTTAGAAATGGATAGAGTTCAGTTTCCAGAGGTTTACGAGGAAAGAGCAGCGAGATACAGGCTAGAGCCATATCGACTAAAGATTAGCTATATTTTGCAACGACTTAAGCTAACTCATCAACGTAATCAAGAATTAGCAGCTGCAGGATGGAAGATAGTTCCTGAAGCTATGAACTCCTTGATTACTTCTGGTAAGCCATTTGAGGATTTGTATTACTGCTCTATAGCCGAGTTTCGTAGTGATCTAGAGTTAATTCGCAATAGCCTGGTGGCAACAGATCTTAGTTGTGAGTCGTTAGATACGCTATTGACTCAGGTACATATTTTTGGCTTTTCTCTTGCTAGTCTGGATATTCGACAAGAGAGTAACCGACATAGTGATGCTATAGACGAGGTTACAAGATTTATAGACCTCCCTGTCATCTACTCAGAAATGGATGAGAAAGAAAAAGTTCAATGGTTAATGCAAGAATTAGAAACTCGTAGGCCATTAATTCCTTCTTCAGTTGATTGGTCACCTTCTACTCAGGAAACAATATCTGTTTTTCAGATGCTCCACCGTTTACAGGAAGAGTTTGGTAGTCGGATTTGCAGATCTTATGTAATTTCAATGAGTCATTCAGTTTCTGATCTTTTAGAAGTACTTCTTCTCGCAAAAGAAGCTGGACTAGTAGATATTTCGTCTGGTTCAGCTGATTTACTAGTGGTGCCTTTATTTGAAACTGTTGAGGATCTGCAGCGAGCTCCCTCAGTGATGGAGGAACTCTTTAGCTCTAGTTTTTATCTCAACTTATTACCTCGTGTTGGAGAGAAACTTCAGCCTTTACAAGAACTAATGCTTGGTTATTCAGATAGCAATAAAGATTCTGGTTTTTTATCAAGTAATTGGGAAATTCATCAGGCACAAATTGCACTTCAGAACCTTGCAAGTAGTCATGGTGTAGCTTTACGTTTATTTCACGGTCGTGGAGGTTCTGTTGGGCGAGGTGGTGGCCCTGCTTATCAGGCAATCTTGGCTCAACCTAGTGGCACTTTAAAAGGACGAATTAAGATTACTGAGCAAGGGGAAGTTCTTGCTTCAAAATATAGCCTACCTGAACTAGCAATGTATAACCTCGAAACTGTTACGACAGCTGTGCTGCAAAATAGTTTGGTTACTAATCAGTTAGATGCAACCCCTAGTTGGAATGAGCTGATGACTCGATTGGCAGCGCGTTCTAGGCGGCATTACAGGTCGCTTGTACATGACAACCCTGACTTGGTGCCATTTTTTCAAGAAGTGACGCCAATTGAAGAAATCAGTAAATTGCAAATTTCTAGTCGACCTACTCGTAGAAAATCAGGCAGTAAGGATTTATCTAGTCTTAGGGCCATACCTTGGGTCTTTGGTTGGACTCAGAGTAGGTTTCTTTTGCCCAGTTGGTTTGGAGTCGGGCATGCTTTGTTTATAGAACTTGAAGAAGATCCTGCACAAATTGAGCTTTTGAAAATGCTTCATCAGCGTTGGCCTTTCTTTCGAATGTTGATTTCTAAGGTAGAGATGACTCTTTCGAAAGTAGATCTAGAGGTGGCTAATCACTATGTCACTAGTCTTGGTAGTAGGCAGAATAAAGAAGCTTTTAATAAAATTTTTGAGGTGATTTCTGATGAATACCATCTCACTAAGAGGTTGGTTTTAAGAATAACTGGAAAATCAAAACTTCTTAGCGCTGATCCTGCATTGCAAGCGTCTGTAGAGCTTAGAAACCGTACGATTGTACCTTTAGGGTTTCTTCAAGTGGCACTATTACGTCGATTACGTGATCAAAAGCGTCAACCACCTGTGAGCGAGGAGCTTTTTAATGAACGAGATCTTGCTCGTACTTATAGTCGCAGTGAATTATTGAGAGGAGCTTTGTTGACTATTAATGGCATTGCTGCGGGAATGCGAAATACAGGTTGA
- the recF gene encoding DNA replication/repair protein RecF (All proteins in this family for which functions are known are DNA-binding proteins that assist the filamentation of RecA onto DNA for the initiation of recombination or recombinational repair.) → MELTEKRLLVIGPNGIGKSNLLEAVELLGSLRSHRASSDQDLIHWEEKSALLRAITEDEDKIELELRKKGGRKAYRNDKCLSRQIDLIGPLRCVGFSALDLHLVRGEPSLRRHWLDRVVLQLEPVYSDLMSRLIRLLRQRNQLWRNWKHTSSKDYGTLLDAFDVQLALVSTRIHRRRQRALNRLKPLAILWQERLSKGNEALELHYLPGSFLEKQDEELECRLSIEKQLLEQRAVEQKLGHCRVGPHRDEIEFLLNGASARRFGSAGQQRTIVLSLKLAELELIGEIYGEAPILILDDVLAELDPMRQLLLLEAVGHKHQCLISATHLDAFEGDWRGESQLLQLGNQDGSLELG, encoded by the coding sequence CTGGAATTGACTGAAAAACGTCTTCTGGTTATTGGTCCTAATGGTATTGGCAAATCAAACCTGCTAGAGGCTGTTGAGTTGCTTGGAAGTCTTCGTTCTCATCGTGCAAGTAGTGACCAAGATCTGATTCATTGGGAGGAAAAAAGTGCTCTATTGCGAGCGATTACTGAAGATGAAGATAAAATTGAATTAGAGTTAAGAAAAAAAGGTGGACGCAAGGCATATCGAAATGACAAATGTTTGTCTCGACAGATCGACTTGATAGGACCACTGAGATGTGTGGGATTTAGTGCACTTGATCTTCATCTAGTTAGAGGGGAACCTTCACTTCGTAGGCATTGGTTAGACAGAGTCGTTCTTCAATTAGAACCAGTATATTCAGACTTAATGAGTCGACTTATCAGATTATTACGCCAGCGAAATCAACTGTGGCGCAATTGGAAACATACTTCAAGTAAAGATTATGGAACTCTTTTAGATGCTTTTGATGTTCAGCTAGCATTAGTCAGCACGAGGATACATAGACGTCGACAAAGAGCTCTCAACAGGTTGAAACCCCTTGCGATATTGTGGCAAGAAAGATTGAGTAAAGGAAATGAAGCATTAGAGCTTCATTATTTGCCAGGGAGTTTTCTCGAGAAACAAGACGAAGAACTCGAATGTAGATTATCTATAGAGAAGCAGCTTTTAGAACAAAGAGCTGTTGAACAGAAGTTAGGTCATTGTAGGGTTGGTCCTCATCGCGATGAGATTGAATTTTTACTCAATGGAGCTTCCGCAAGAAGATTCGGGTCAGCAGGACAGCAAAGAACGATTGTCTTGTCCTTGAAATTAGCTGAATTGGAACTTATTGGAGAAATCTATGGAGAAGCTCCGATATTAATTTTAGATGACGTGTTGGCAGAGCTTGATCCCATGCGACAGTTATTACTTCTTGAGGCAGTTGGTCATAAGCATCAGTGTTTAATAAGTGCCACGCATTTGGATGCTTTTGAAGGAGATTGGAGAGGTGAGTCTCAACTTCTTCAATTAGGAAATCAAGATGGATCTCTAGAGTTGGGTTAA